TCTTAGTTACCAAATAATAATGCTTAATATATATGCAATCGATATGTCCATGCTTCTTTATGTTTATTCCGTAGTATATACCCTTTCATATGAGACATCCAGATTCCATGTCTTTTAGTTCTTCGTTTGTGCTTGGAAAACATGACCAACCCCAGGGCCCTGAATTGGTACCGCGGGTCGGAAACCACCTGGCACTCTAGGGACGGAGTGTTCAATGTTGGTTGCCTTTCGATCGGTCTTATCAGTTTGATCTACTGATGACATATGGCCAATGCCAGGGCTGTGACCTGGTGTTGTGGGTTTGAATGCTGCACCAGAACGTTTTATACTGGAGCCAGTACCGGGTGCCTTTGGATCAACATCTTCActatcatcttcatcttcatcttcatctgaAAGAATATGGCCAACCCCGGGACTATGACTTGGTGTTGTGACAGAATGTTTCAGTGCTAAAATGTTCAATTTCGGATGCCTTTCGATCGGTCTTATCAGTTTGATCTACTGATGACATATGGCCAATGCCAGGGCTGTGACCTGGTTTTGTGGGTTTGAATGCTGCACCAGAACGTTTTATACTGGAGCCAGTACCGGGTGCCTTTGGATCAACATCTTCACTATCATCTTGATCTTCATCTGAAAGAATATGGCCAACTCCGGGACTATGACCTGATGTTGTGACAGAATGTTCAGTGCTAAAATGTTCAATTTCGGATGCCTTTCGATTCGTCTTATCAGTTTGATCTACTGATGACATATGGCCAATGCCAGGGCTGTGACCTGGTTTTGTGGGTTTGAATGCTGCACCAGAACGTTTTATACTGGAGCCAGTACCGGGTGCCTTTGGATCAACATCTTCActatcatcttcatcttcatcttcatctgaAAGAATATGGTCAACCCCGGGACTCTGACCTGGTGTTGTAAGAGAATGTTCAGTGTTAAAATGTTCAATTTCGGATGCCTTTGAATCGATCTTATCACTTTGATCTACTGATGACATATGGCCAATGCCAGGGCTGTGACCTGGTGTTGTGGGTTTGAATGCTGCACCAGAACGTTTTATACTGGAGCCAGTACCAGGTGCCTTTGGATCAACATCTTCActatcatcttcatcttcatctgaAAGAATATGGCCAACCCCGGGACTGTGACCTGATGCTGTGACAGAATGTTCAGTGCTAAGATGTTCAATTTCGGATGCCTTTGAATAGGTCCTATCACTTTGATCTACTGATGACATATGGCCAACGCCAGGGCTGTTGCCTGGTGGAGTGGGTTTAAATGCTGCACTAGAACGTTCGATACTGTAGCCAGTACCAGGTGCCTTTAGATCAATATCTTCActgtcatcttcatcttcatctcc
This Populus alba chromosome 7, ASM523922v2, whole genome shotgun sequence DNA region includes the following protein-coding sequences:
- the LOC118047892 gene encoding uncharacterized protein, which gives rise to MAETCKCAFLILAFATCFQILFIEGRSLKPTSKQEHVTNEKEPLKEMANQSTNTNLHHTTAYNQKVSLPSPLVHIPTVHHSKAGRKEMTHPMAPSFSGSPGVRHPKTPGVNSVTTLKEDFKTITSGQSPGVGHNNDNSVNTFKDDFQPTTPGHSPGVGHILADEDDNEDDDPKAPGTSTSNPRSGAAFKPTKPGHSPGVGHMSSVDQSDKTDLKASKTELSVITTGHSLGDGHILGDEDEDDSEDIDLKAPGTGYSIERSSAAFKPTPPGNSPGVGHMSSVDQSDRTYSKASEIEHLSTEHSVTASGHSPGVGHILSDEDEDDSEDVDPKAPGTGSSIKRSGAAFKPTTPGHSPGIGHMSSVDQSDKIDSKASEIEHFNTEHSLTTPGQSPGVDHILSDEDEDEDDSEDVDPKAPGTGSSIKRSGAAFKPTKPGHSPGIGHMSSVDQTDKTNRKASEIEHFSTEHSVTTSGHSPGVGHILSDEDQDDSEDVDPKAPGTGSSIKRSGAAFKPTKPGHSPGIGHMSSVDQTDKTDRKASEIEHFSTETFCHNTKS